A genomic stretch from Chryseobacterium sp. SNU WT5 includes:
- a CDS encoding TonB-dependent receptor, whose amino-acid sequence MKGFIFFGLIASPFYFAQNTVQDSLKTKEIESINFLKRLPVTKEIINVEKDLGQKNLGQDLPILLKNQMSVISTSDAGNGVGYTGFRIRGVGGTAINVMLNGVPYNDSESQGTFFVNVGDLTSSASQIIIQRGVGTSSNGVSAFGASVNVITKSPANEFYLKTDDSYGSFNTYKYSAEAGSGKFWNNRLSVMGRYTKIHSDGYIDRAFSDLNSYNFSALFEENKTKIRLLAFGGKEKTYQAWNGISKEKYEKDPRTNGSGKYKDLATGEKKFYDNETDNYRQNHYQLLWEQNLNPNWNLETTFHYTDGKGYYENYKQVDENDQWAAKFADYNLQIPVVNGLPLAKSDFIRKKWLDNDFYGAVSTLYGKFNNIDVNFGVVGNQYYGRHFGNVTGVQLTNVKEHEYYRNRSIKNELSGFAKAIIKLNQFELYGDLQLRNINYDTKIIQQGDSEGVNLERNWLFFNPKAGVNYKINSGKLFFSYAHAHREPNRDDLFASPGVKAERLHDFEAGLEKSFGVVSFTTNLYYMKYSDQLVLSGEINSIGSAIRTNANGYRMGVEVGALAKLSDQWNISGNFTLSKNENIDFKNKTTTGFENLGNTPISFSPNIIGNILLNYSPAANFSLGIQNQYVGSQYLDNTNDENLKLNDYFLTDFNAKYTLNLKRTEIDLKLLVNNVLNKKYVNNGYVYDKDPYYFSQAGTNFMFGMSLRFN is encoded by the coding sequence ATGAAAGGATTTATTTTTTTCGGACTTATCGCAAGTCCATTCTACTTCGCACAAAACACCGTGCAAGATTCCCTCAAGACGAAGGAAATTGAAAGCATCAACTTTCTAAAACGACTGCCCGTCACCAAAGAAATCATTAATGTCGAAAAAGATTTAGGTCAAAAAAACCTTGGTCAGGATTTACCGATTTTATTAAAAAATCAAATGTCTGTGATTTCGACTTCTGATGCTGGAAATGGTGTTGGCTATACTGGATTTAGAATTCGCGGAGTTGGTGGAACAGCAATTAATGTAATGCTGAACGGCGTTCCTTACAATGATTCAGAATCTCAAGGAACATTCTTTGTAAATGTGGGTGACTTAACAAGTTCTGCTTCTCAGATCATTATTCAGCGCGGGGTTGGTACTTCATCAAACGGAGTTTCTGCTTTCGGAGCAAGTGTAAATGTGATTACCAAAAGCCCAGCGAACGAATTCTATTTGAAAACAGACGATTCTTATGGATCTTTCAACACTTATAAGTATTCCGCAGAAGCGGGTAGCGGGAAATTCTGGAACAACCGCCTTTCTGTGATGGGAAGATATACCAAAATTCATTCTGATGGTTATATTGACCGGGCATTTTCGGATCTGAATTCCTATAATTTTTCGGCGCTTTTTGAAGAGAATAAAACAAAAATTCGACTATTGGCGTTTGGTGGTAAGGAAAAAACCTACCAAGCTTGGAACGGCATTAGCAAAGAGAAATATGAAAAGGACCCTCGAACTAATGGATCCGGCAAATATAAAGATCTTGCCACTGGTGAAAAGAAATTTTATGATAATGAAACTGATAATTACAGACAAAATCATTACCAATTATTGTGGGAACAAAACCTTAATCCGAATTGGAACTTAGAAACTACTTTTCATTACACCGATGGAAAAGGGTATTATGAAAATTACAAACAAGTCGATGAAAATGATCAATGGGCGGCTAAATTCGCCGATTACAATCTACAAATACCAGTAGTAAATGGCCTTCCCCTAGCAAAGTCTGATTTTATAAGAAAAAAATGGTTAGACAATGATTTCTACGGAGCAGTTTCTACTCTTTACGGTAAATTTAATAATATCGATGTAAATTTTGGAGTTGTTGGAAACCAATATTATGGCAGACATTTCGGCAATGTAACTGGCGTACAACTTACCAATGTGAAAGAACACGAATACTATCGGAACCGATCTATAAAAAACGAATTGTCAGGTTTTGCAAAAGCAATTATCAAATTAAATCAATTTGAATTGTATGGGGATCTGCAGCTTAGAAACATTAATTACGACACTAAAATAATTCAGCAAGGAGATAGTGAAGGTGTAAACTTAGAACGAAATTGGCTATTCTTTAATCCAAAAGCTGGTGTTAATTATAAAATAAATTCAGGCAAACTATTTTTCTCTTACGCACACGCTCATCGTGAACCCAATAGAGATGACCTTTTCGCCAGTCCTGGGGTCAAGGCAGAAAGACTTCACGATTTTGAAGCTGGGTTGGAAAAATCTTTTGGTGTAGTCTCTTTTACCACCAATTTGTATTACATGAAATACAGCGATCAGTTGGTTTTATCTGGTGAAATTAACAGTATAGGTTCTGCCATAAGAACTAATGCGAATGGATACCGCATGGGTGTTGAAGTAGGAGCACTTGCAAAGCTTTCTGATCAATGGAACATTTCGGGGAATTTTACGCTGAGTAAGAATGAAAACATTGATTTTAAAAACAAGACAACAACCGGATTCGAGAATCTTGGAAATACTCCAATTTCATTTTCACCAAATATTATCGGTAATATTTTATTAAACTATTCACCAGCAGCTAATTTTAGTTTAGGCATTCAGAACCAATATGTTGGAAGCCAATACTTAGACAACACCAATGATGAAAACCTCAAACTAAATGATTATTTCCTGACGGATTTCAATGCAAAATATACTTTAAATTTAAAAAGAACCGAAATCGATTTAAAATTATTGGTGAATAATGTTTTAAACAAAAAATACGTAAACAATGGCTATGTTTATGATAAAGATCCTTACTACTTTTCACAAGCGGGTACCAATTTTATGTTTGGGATGAGCTTGAGATTTAATTAA
- a CDS encoding acyl-CoA thioesterase: MEKSKKASQSLTIMTNIVLPNETNSLHNLFGGELLSKMDRCASISAARHCERRVVTASVNHVSFDHPIPEGGIVVLESKVSRAFSTSMEVYVDVWLDDPINQKKIHTNSGIYTFVAVDEFNRPIPIPNMEPVSEQEVERYNAALRRKELSLILSGRMKAADSVELKKLFGS; this comes from the coding sequence ATGGAAAAATCCAAAAAAGCGTCCCAATCGCTAACCATAATGACCAATATCGTTTTACCTAACGAAACAAACTCTTTACATAATCTTTTCGGTGGTGAATTATTGTCCAAAATGGATCGATGCGCTTCAATTTCAGCAGCAAGACATTGTGAAAGACGGGTTGTAACTGCTTCTGTAAATCATGTTTCATTTGATCATCCCATCCCGGAAGGAGGTATTGTGGTTTTAGAATCTAAAGTATCCCGTGCATTTTCCACATCAATGGAAGTTTATGTAGATGTATGGTTAGATGATCCCATTAATCAAAAAAAAATTCACACCAATTCAGGAATCTATACATTCGTGGCAGTTGATGAATTCAACAGACCTATCCCAATTCCGAATATGGAACCTGTAAGTGAACAAGAAGTAGAACGATATAATGCTGCACTTCGAAGAAAAGAATTGTCACTAATTCTCTCTGGTAGAATGAAGGCAGCAGATTCTGTAGAGTTAAAGAAGTTATTTGGCAGCTAA
- a CDS encoding 2-hydroxyacid dehydrogenase, with amino-acid sequence MKILLLDKNHLLITEQLTAKGFTLIEDFTSTYDEILNKVSDYDGIIIRSRIPMDKNFIEHAKNLKFIARVGAGLENIDVEFAKKSNIEIISSPEGNRDAVAEQVLGMLLLLMNRLFIASQEVKNGIWKREENRGDEILGKTIGLIGYGNMGKAVAKRFSGFGCKVIFHDILANIGDEFAQQVSLEKLKKEADILSLHLPITKETHNIIDQKFISEMRKNFYFVNTARGKNVKTKDLVKALKSGKIKGAALDVLEYEKTSFENIELKNDDLDFLLHSEKVIVTPHIAGWTIQSKEKLAQVIVDKILTKFS; translated from the coding sequence ATGAAAATTCTACTGCTTGATAAAAACCATCTCTTAATCACAGAACAGCTTACCGCTAAAGGTTTCACCTTAATTGAAGATTTCACTTCTACTTACGATGAGATTTTAAATAAAGTTAGCGATTATGATGGTATTATTATCCGCAGCAGAATTCCTATGGATAAGAATTTTATCGAACACGCTAAGAATTTGAAATTTATTGCAAGAGTTGGCGCAGGACTGGAAAATATCGATGTGGAATTCGCCAAAAAATCCAATATAGAAATCATCAGTTCTCCAGAAGGGAATCGCGATGCTGTTGCAGAACAAGTATTAGGAATGCTTTTGCTCTTGATGAATCGTTTATTTATTGCCTCACAAGAAGTTAAAAATGGCATCTGGAAACGTGAAGAAAATCGTGGCGATGAAATTCTGGGAAAAACCATTGGACTGATTGGCTACGGAAACATGGGAAAAGCCGTCGCAAAAAGATTTTCCGGCTTTGGTTGCAAGGTTATTTTTCATGATATTTTGGCAAATATTGGTGATGAATTTGCTCAACAAGTTTCTTTAGAAAAACTTAAAAAGGAAGCAGATATCCTTAGCTTACACTTGCCGATTACAAAAGAAACTCATAACATCATCGATCAAAAATTCATTTCTGAGATGCGAAAGAATTTTTACTTTGTAAATACCGCCAGAGGTAAAAATGTTAAAACTAAAGATCTAGTAAAAGCACTAAAATCCGGCAAAATAAAGGGTGCTGCTCTTGATGTTTTAGAATATGAAAAAACATCATTTGAAAATATCGAATTAAAAAACGATGACTTAGATTTTCTACTTCATTCAGAAAAAGTAATTGTCACTCCGCATATCGCCGGCTGGACCATTCAAAGCAAAGAGAAACTGGCTCAAGTTATTGTAGATAAAATTCTGACAAAATTTTCCTAG
- a CDS encoding serine hydrolase domain-containing protein, producing the protein MKFPKPLYLLFLFVLILYSCNKEKKEEESITTSLPNFGNIDLDKIFHRKDRQLKNEDSIVSAIDRYYKNTWENGDLWGGFLVAKGDKVLYEEYRGFAQDNNQVPITDTIALHVASISKTITAMATLKLIEAGKIELNDPLTKYFPKFPYPKVTVFTLLSQRSGLPKYEHFIEKIEPKPTELTKKYLTNQDLLNMLIEYHPELARNTDTGFMYCNTNYALLSLLIEKVTAKSFPEAIKQMVFNPLKMKNSYIFQEKDTLTAAKSFYQRGPKVYPYDRLDLINGDKNVYTTPRDLLNFSKALFAKNFLRADLMDQIFEPYSNERPGINNYGLGFRMKVFDENEKLTYHNGWWHGTNSVFAHLLKSQVTIIAIGNKYSSRVYSALALSGLFENFPYEKEKFQKTMNETDTLKQNQTNDSYSE; encoded by the coding sequence ATGAAATTTCCCAAACCACTCTATCTTCTGTTTTTATTTGTTCTTATTTTGTATTCTTGCAATAAGGAAAAAAAAGAGGAAGAGAGTATTACAACGAGTTTGCCCAATTTTGGGAATATCGATTTAGATAAAATATTTCACAGAAAAGACCGACAATTAAAGAATGAAGATTCCATTGTTTCGGCTATTGACCGTTACTATAAAAACACTTGGGAAAATGGAGATTTATGGGGTGGTTTTTTAGTAGCGAAAGGTGATAAAGTTCTCTATGAAGAATACCGCGGTTTTGCCCAAGATAATAACCAAGTTCCCATTACTGACACGATAGCTTTGCACGTGGCCTCCATTTCAAAAACCATTACCGCAATGGCTACTTTGAAATTAATTGAAGCTGGAAAAATTGAATTGAATGATCCCCTGACCAAGTATTTTCCAAAATTTCCCTACCCGAAAGTGACCGTTTTCACCTTATTAAGTCAAAGAAGTGGTTTACCAAAATATGAACACTTCATCGAAAAAATAGAACCGAAACCCACAGAACTGACCAAAAAATATTTAACAAATCAGGATCTCTTAAATATGTTGATTGAATACCATCCTGAATTAGCAAGAAATACAGATACTGGTTTTATGTATTGCAATACCAATTACGCTTTATTGTCTCTGTTAATAGAAAAAGTTACTGCGAAAAGTTTTCCCGAAGCAATAAAACAGATGGTTTTTAATCCTTTAAAAATGAAGAATTCCTATATTTTTCAGGAAAAAGATACTTTGACGGCAGCAAAATCATTTTATCAGCGAGGCCCAAAAGTATATCCTTACGACCGACTGGATCTCATCAACGGTGACAAGAATGTCTATACCACTCCAAGAGATCTCTTAAATTTTTCAAAAGCACTCTTCGCTAAAAATTTTTTAAGAGCAGATTTAATGGATCAAATATTCGAACCATACAGCAATGAACGTCCGGGGATTAATAATTACGGTTTAGGGTTTAGAATGAAAGTTTTTGATGAAAATGAAAAACTAACCTATCATAATGGATGGTGGCACGGGACCAATTCAGTTTTTGCCCACTTACTGAAGTCGCAAGTCACGATCATAGCCATTGGAAACAAATATTCAAGCCGCGTTTATTCAGCATTGGCACTCTCCGGGTTATTTGAAAATTTTCCTTACGAAAAAGAAAAATTTCAGAAAACAATGAACGAAACCGATACGCTGAAACAGAATCAGACCAATGACAGCTACAGTGAATAA
- a CDS encoding Ig-like domain-containing domain: MKRFLFLIIISLILASCARVGSPVGGAKDSIAPKVIGSNIDSSRVNVPRDIRELRIDFDEYINLKDINKNLIISPPLKKITKMLPTGMANKYLLIKWQDTLEANTTYNFNFGNAIVDNNEGNALSYYNFAFSTGSKIDSLFISGELKAPFVEKDQKNENGTKNLVVGLYQQKDSMNYRQKPYYITKADEDGYFELNYLAPGKYRILAFEDSNSNSVYDIGKEKVGFLKDSISLNKNISGLKINLFPSKKVFKDVEMKEAPGGILMTFQGNPDTIKVVALNEKLKDYKVTHQPKSDSARIWFNATEQNVGINTNENLKFSYDTGVKKDSTSLFYRYNTKNEMSLANNVGNLLPPKRDFVLTSNYYLDKIQPEKWTLVSDSVQQSFTAEISKQNPFEIHIKSDFKEGKKYGLTIPKETASSFYESTKVSKRFDFETDKLENFGDFILTIENAPANKFWTQLVSGSGEVAYSRYGKDTTITFNSAKPSKYNVRILVDENENGIWDSSDFINGIFAEPVFVYEKQIEIRPLWEIRETWNLAPEEKEVETEVLPEKTPTPDRKKL, translated from the coding sequence ATGAAAAGATTCTTATTTCTGATAATCATCAGTTTGATTTTAGCGTCCTGCGCTCGGGTTGGCTCACCAGTTGGCGGCGCAAAAGACAGCATCGCGCCCAAGGTTATCGGCAGTAATATTGACAGCTCAAGAGTAAATGTTCCGAGAGACATTAGAGAACTTAGAATTGATTTCGATGAGTACATCAATCTGAAGGACATCAATAAGAATTTAATCATCTCACCGCCGCTGAAAAAAATCACAAAAATGTTGCCCACGGGAATGGCTAATAAATATTTATTGATAAAATGGCAAGACACCTTAGAGGCAAATACGACTTACAATTTCAATTTCGGAAACGCTATTGTAGATAATAATGAAGGCAATGCACTCAGCTACTACAACTTTGCATTTTCTACGGGAAGTAAAATAGACAGTTTGTTTATCAGTGGGGAATTAAAAGCACCTTTTGTTGAAAAGGACCAAAAGAATGAAAATGGTACCAAAAATTTGGTGGTAGGTCTTTATCAACAAAAAGATTCAATGAATTACCGCCAAAAGCCTTACTATATTACCAAAGCTGATGAAGATGGTTATTTTGAACTGAATTATCTTGCTCCTGGAAAATACAGAATCTTGGCTTTTGAAGACAGTAACTCTAATTCGGTTTATGATATCGGAAAAGAAAAAGTGGGATTTTTGAAAGACAGCATCTCTTTAAATAAAAATATTTCTGGTCTAAAAATTAATTTATTCCCGTCTAAGAAAGTATTTAAGGATGTTGAAATGAAAGAAGCTCCTGGGGGAATATTAATGACTTTCCAAGGAAATCCTGATACTATAAAAGTTGTGGCACTTAATGAAAAGTTGAAGGATTATAAAGTAACCCATCAACCAAAATCCGATTCTGCGCGCATCTGGTTTAATGCCACTGAGCAAAATGTGGGCATTAATACTAATGAAAATTTAAAATTCAGTTATGATACGGGGGTCAAAAAAGATTCTACTTCACTTTTCTATCGATATAATACAAAAAATGAGATGTCTCTGGCAAATAATGTTGGAAACTTACTGCCACCGAAAAGAGACTTCGTGCTTACCTCCAATTATTACCTTGATAAGATACAACCCGAAAAATGGACTTTAGTTTCCGATAGTGTACAACAAAGTTTCACTGCAGAAATTTCTAAACAAAATCCATTTGAAATTCATATTAAATCTGATTTTAAAGAAGGTAAAAAGTACGGACTTACCATTCCAAAAGAAACCGCTTCTTCATTCTATGAAAGTACGAAAGTATCAAAACGATTTGATTTTGAGACAGATAAATTAGAGAACTTTGGTGATTTTATTCTAACAATAGAAAATGCTCCAGCAAATAAATTCTGGACTCAGTTAGTATCCGGAAGCGGTGAAGTTGCTTATTCCAGATACGGAAAGGATACTACAATTACTTTCAACTCAGCGAAACCCTCCAAATATAATGTTCGGATCTTGGTTGATGAAAACGAGAATGGAATATGGGATTCTTCTGATTTTATAAATGGTATTTTCGCAGAACCTGTATTTGTGTACGAAAAACAAATTGAAATAAGACCACTTTGGGAAATACGAGAAACATGGAATCTTGCTCCTGAGGAAAAAGAAGTTGAAACTGAAGTGTTGCCAGAAAAAACTCCTACACCTGATCGCAAAAAACTTTAA
- a CDS encoding heme-binding domain-containing protein: protein MKTFLNILYWFLIGIALIQFIPVNRMNKPIDAKLNFVHIQNTPKNIQSVLKKACYDCHSNETVYPDYAYVAPVSWSIKHHINKGRDHLNLSEWGTFDHYLKKSMLEKSVHSIKEYTMPMPGYIAQHPEANLTKAERVLLTNYFEQLLKTKNY, encoded by the coding sequence ATGAAAACTTTTCTAAATATTCTCTACTGGTTTCTGATAGGAATTGCATTAATTCAATTCATTCCCGTTAATCGAATGAACAAACCTATAGATGCTAAACTGAATTTTGTACATATTCAAAATACACCGAAAAACATACAATCTGTACTGAAGAAAGCTTGCTACGACTGCCATTCTAATGAGACCGTTTATCCAGATTATGCTTATGTAGCTCCAGTCTCCTGGTCCATTAAACATCATATAAACAAAGGTCGTGATCACCTTAATTTATCTGAGTGGGGCACTTTTGATCATTACTTAAAAAAGAGTATGCTTGAAAAATCGGTACACTCGATAAAAGAATACACCATGCCGATGCCAGGTTACATTGCACAGCATCCGGAAGCTAATCTTACCAAGGCTGAAAGAGTACTGCTGACCAATTACTTTGAACAGCTTTTAAAAACAAAAAACTACTAA
- a CDS encoding prolyl oligopeptidase family serine peptidase — protein sequence MLKQEIFRMRQKATKFTFLLISFFIFHACVSQKTQFGTRTTIKDSKDSSRALEKISLIKNLNYTDFKPGKFENGEISLNYRFLNPQNLEKSKRYPLILVFHGSGAIGQNNTSQMGVLSKMWLLPTNRKLYPTFVLSPQFPVRSSNYHLDKKRKVQVSESNEYLDLLLKSIDSLSNHENIDRSRIYVMGFSMGGATTMNAISKRPDLFAASVNISGISQFDNKQNLTNLPIWIVHGSLDTDNFPQSNFKFYEEMKDIGKIFLWEYKDKYHNNILSADLIEQMPQWLFKQQK from the coding sequence ATGTTAAAACAGGAGATTTTCCGAATGAGACAGAAAGCTACTAAATTTACATTTTTACTGATTTCTTTTTTTATTTTTCATGCTTGTGTTTCACAGAAAACACAGTTTGGGACCAGAACAACCATTAAAGATTCAAAAGATTCGTCCAGGGCTTTGGAAAAAATAAGTCTGATCAAGAACTTAAATTACACTGATTTTAAACCAGGTAAATTTGAGAATGGAGAGATTTCTTTAAACTATAGGTTTCTAAACCCCCAAAATCTCGAAAAAAGTAAAAGATATCCTTTAATTTTAGTTTTTCATGGGTCAGGAGCAATCGGACAAAATAACACGTCGCAAATGGGCGTATTGTCTAAAATGTGGTTGCTTCCCACAAATAGAAAACTATACCCTACATTTGTCTTGTCACCACAATTTCCAGTTAGGTCTTCTAATTATCATCTCGATAAAAAAAGAAAAGTGCAGGTTTCTGAATCAAATGAATACTTAGATCTACTTTTAAAAAGCATTGACTCCTTATCAAACCACGAAAATATAGACCGGTCCCGTATTTATGTAATGGGTTTTTCAATGGGTGGTGCTACAACTATGAATGCAATTTCCAAACGGCCTGATCTTTTTGCTGCTTCTGTTAATATATCGGGAATATCGCAATTTGATAATAAACAGAATTTAACAAATCTCCCGATTTGGATTGTTCATGGGAGTTTAGACACGGATAATTTCCCGCAAAGTAATTTCAAATTTTATGAGGAAATGAAAGATATTGGAAAAATATTTTTATGGGAATACAAAGACAAGTATCATAACAACATTCTATCTGCAGATTTAATCGAACAAATGCCCCAATGGCTATTTAAACAACAAAAATAA
- the panB gene encoding 3-methyl-2-oxobutanoate hydroxymethyltransferase, translating into MSVHSEIKKITTETLRKMKFDKEKITMLTAYDFTTAKMVDAGGIDAILIGDSAANVMAGHETTLPITLDQMIYHTQCVVRGVERALIVADLPFGSYQSNPEKALDSAVRMMKEGGAHSVKIEGGKEIQESIVKIINAGIPVMGHLGLTPQSIYQFGTYKVRAKENDEAEKLMSDAKLLEELGCYAIVLEKIPADLAKRVSESISIPTIGIGAGAGCDGQVLVYHDMVGMNKGFSPKFLRRYLDLYTEITGAVSTFVKDVKTGDFPNETESY; encoded by the coding sequence ATGTCTGTACATTCAGAAATAAAAAAGATCACTACCGAGACTTTGCGAAAAATGAAATTCGACAAAGAGAAAATCACAATGCTAACAGCATATGATTTTACGACTGCTAAAATGGTTGATGCTGGTGGGATAGATGCGATATTGATTGGTGATTCGGCTGCAAATGTGATGGCTGGACATGAAACAACTTTGCCTATTACTTTGGACCAAATGATTTATCATACCCAATGCGTTGTACGGGGTGTTGAGCGGGCTTTGATCGTTGCCGATCTTCCTTTCGGATCTTACCAAAGTAATCCTGAGAAAGCTTTGGATTCAGCAGTGCGAATGATGAAAGAAGGAGGTGCACATTCTGTTAAGATTGAAGGTGGAAAAGAAATTCAGGAATCAATTGTTAAAATTATCAACGCTGGAATTCCAGTAATGGGTCACTTGGGATTAACTCCACAATCGATCTATCAATTTGGAACCTATAAAGTACGTGCAAAAGAAAATGACGAAGCTGAAAAATTGATGAGTGATGCTAAGTTGCTCGAAGAATTAGGGTGTTATGCTATAGTTTTGGAAAAAATTCCTGCGGATTTGGCAAAAAGGGTGTCGGAAAGCATTTCTATTCCAACGATTGGAATTGGTGCTGGTGCTGGTTGCGACGGACAAGTGCTTGTTTATCACGATATGGTAGGGATGAACAAAGGTTTTTCACCAAAATTCTTAAGAAGATATTTAGATCTATACACCGAGATTACTGGAGCCGTGTCAACTTTTGTAAAAGATGTTAAAACAGGAGATTTTCCGAATGAGACAGAAAGCTACTAA
- a CDS encoding Crp/Fnr family transcriptional regulator → MSLEQHTLIEQKLKQVFNDQAFKEKLSPEDYEKYLSSKQSLTFHKGGIIFEDGETPNGVYFLNKGTAKLSKQGVYGKDQILRFIKEGDIIGYRSLLCGEVFQAKAEAMTDIEATFLPSSLFLHLLEIIPQLSFVMLQKIAFELGESSNTVTFLAQKTVRERLAEILLLLEQKLGTDPEGFIKISLTREEIANIIGTATESAIRLISEFKQDKLIEVEGRNIKILNHEKLIRLGHVII, encoded by the coding sequence ATGTCTTTAGAACAACATACGCTTATTGAACAGAAACTTAAGCAAGTTTTTAATGATCAGGCTTTTAAAGAGAAACTTTCGCCAGAAGATTATGAAAAATATCTTTCGTCTAAACAGAGTCTTACCTTTCATAAAGGAGGGATTATTTTTGAAGATGGTGAAACCCCCAATGGAGTTTATTTTTTGAATAAAGGGACTGCAAAGCTCTCAAAACAAGGAGTTTACGGAAAGGATCAAATCCTTCGGTTCATCAAAGAAGGGGATATTATTGGTTATCGTTCTCTGCTTTGTGGCGAAGTTTTTCAAGCGAAGGCCGAAGCAATGACTGATATTGAGGCTACCTTTTTACCTTCCTCCTTATTTCTTCACCTTTTAGAGATAATTCCACAACTTTCTTTTGTAATGTTACAGAAAATTGCTTTTGAATTAGGCGAATCTTCTAATACAGTTACTTTCCTGGCGCAGAAAACAGTTCGGGAACGTTTGGCAGAAATTCTACTACTATTAGAGCAAAAATTAGGAACTGATCCTGAAGGCTTTATTAAAATCTCTTTGACTCGGGAGGAAATTGCCAATATTATTGGAACTGCGACTGAAAGTGCCATCCGATTAATATCTGAATTCAAACAGGATAAACTGATTGAAGTGGAAGGGAGAAATATCAAGATTTTAAATCACGAAAAACTGATTCGATTGGGTCATGTTATCATATAA